From the Brassica napus cultivar Da-Ae chromosome A8, Da-Ae, whole genome shotgun sequence genome, one window contains:
- the LOC106398644 gene encoding mitotic spindle assembly checkpoint protein MAD1 → MSKLTAESGSETGRAIQLVYTDENGKLKTDPEAIGALQKLKGPVAVVSLFGKAQHGKSFIWNQLVSRSIGFEVQTLHRPCTGDIWMWIELVKRISEDGTEYSLVLLDVEGADSNGVLATRSSQIFSLAILLSSVFIYGPTLGVDDISLDLSRLLEISKHDHVGEVKDNTFSGLGQFSPMFVQLMKDINSETVEGGEDVTQNNRVEALRPQLIYGVNALVKFVSERVRPKKRGDSTIVTGPPLAAFTKFFSENVNNSVVPKISSLWLSVEESEGRKARDTATEVYMSSLERAETLEESMLIEAHNKAVAKALTAFCESSIGNNEVKQRYKRELWSFFAKAFEDHKRVADMEAYSRCCNAIEDMGKKLWALPCSRDANSSDIIKALDTAVAEYEVSINGPMKWQTLSSFLKKSIQDILVHRRGNQMEELLSENSKLKLQHRSTESTMDLLKKQLEGGEKMRKEYQKRYEGAIDDMNKLSDQFKNRIHDLESKCNSIHDEHSKLMEVLGSTRLEAAEWKRKYEGALDENGASNASIKRCDKSIDWKIKYENTISEQKAVSEKIAAMEERLKQASAKEDGMRAEFSRVLDEKEKVITEKATKLATLEQLLSSTRSELKKSELKVKECSLEAKDLRVQVSDLNEKCESMISAAKSRENETQALRQERDYLDKNHLSHMEELGKLCLRLEDAESKASSAKKLADSLRMEAEAAQNNEKSLQTSLVEKCIEIERAKSRIQELEKVGLKLKSEESEASASNKLVDSMKAEADALRMNVNELQTSLHDKCIEIDQANCRIEELEKICLKLKDAEEEAAAAKELASLRKTEVESARCNENKLQALLQEKSIEIDNLERQKNALSETLETRAKQNEEAVSEWHRIINAEKEKNMRVNMMQRVDSFMVSDEATPLQRVKRLKVEASITSSGSVFETEEDTASQESGRAMSAMTPRRCTSSGGGGGESSSTGMDHSKYTMKKLRDEILKHGFGAELVGLKNARKSVLVELYERCVLRK, encoded by the exons ATGAGCAAGCTAACGGCGGAGTCGGGTTCAGAAACGGGTCGGGCCATCCAACTGGTTTACACAGATGAGAATGGGAAGTTGAAGACGGACCCGGAAGCCATCGGCGCTCTTCAGAAGCTCAAGGGTCCCGTCGCTGTTGTCTCTCTCTTCGGAAAAGCTCAACATGGCAAGAGCTTCATCTGGAATCAG CTTGTTAGCAGGAGCATTGGATTTGAAGTACAAACACTTCACAGGCCATGCACTGGAGATATATGGATGTGGATTGAGCTTGTGAAGAGGATCTCAGAAGATGGCACTGAATATAGTCTAGTGTTACTCGATGTCGAAGGGGCAGACTCAAATGGTGTCCTG GCTACACGGAGCAGTCAGATATTCTCCTTGGCTATCCTCCTATCAAGCGTGTTTATCTATGGTCCG ACACTTGGTGTAGATGACATTTCACTTGATCTCTCTCGACTACTTGAGATTAGCAAGCACGACCACGTTGGAGAGGTTAAGGACAATACATTTTCCGGGCTTGGGCAGTTCTCTCCCATGTTTGTACAACTTATGAAG GATATTAACTCAGAGACAGTGGAAGGTGGAGAAGATGTAACTCAGAATAACAGA GTAGAAGCCCTACGACCTCAGCTTATCTACGGTGTAAATGCTCTAGTGAAGTTTGTCTCTGAGAGAGTAAGGCCTAAGAAAAGAGGTGATAGTACCATCGTCACAGGGCCGCCTCTTGCTGCTTTCACAAAGTTCTTTTCAGAAAACGTTAACAACAGTGTCGTGCCTAAAATCTCTTCTTTATGGCTG TCTGTAGAGGAATCAGAAGGTAGAAAGGCTCGTGATACTGCAACTGAGGTTTACATGTCGTCTTTGGAGCGTGCAGAGACTCTTGAAGAA TCAATGCTAATAGAAGCACACAACAAGGCGGTTGCCAAAGCTTTAACCGCGTTTTGTGAATCTTCCATTGGAAACAATGAAGTAAAACAGAGGTACAAAAGAGAACTTTGGAGTTTCTTTGCCAAAGCATTTGAG gaTCACAAGAGAGTGGCAGATATGGAAGCGTATTCGAGATGTTGTAATGCCATAGAAGACATGGGCAAGAAACTATGGGCATTGCCTTGTTCTCGTGATGCTAATAGCAGCGATATAATCAAG GCCCTTGATACTGCTGTTGCGGAGTATGAAGTATCTATCAACGGTCCTATGAAGTGGCAGACACTCTCTTCTTTTCTGAAAAAGAG TATACAGGACATTCTCGTCCATCGCAGAGGGAATCAAATGGAAGAACTTCTTTCTGAGAACTCCAAACTCAAGCTGCAACACCGTTCCACGGAAAGCACTATGGATCTGCTCAAGAAACAGCTTGAAGGAGGAGAGAAAATGAGGAAGGAGTATCAGAAGCGCTACGAGGGAGCCATTGATGACATGAATAAGCTCTCGGATCAGTTCAAAAACCGGATTCACGACCTGGAAAGCAAGTGTAACTCGATTCACGATGAACACTCAAAACTCATGGAGGTGCTCGGGTCTACAAGACTTGAGGCTGCTGAGTGGAAACGTAAGTACGAGGGGGCGTTGGATGAGAATGGAGCGAGCAATGCGTCGATCAAGAGGTGCGATAAGTCCATTGACTGGAAAATTAAGTACGAGAACACTATAAGTGAGCAGAAGGCTGTGTCAGAGAAGATAGCTGCAATGGAAGAGAGGTTGAAGCAAGCTTCAGCTAAGGAAGATGGCATGAGAGCTGAGTTCTCCCGTGTTTTGGATGAAaag GAGAAGGTAATCACTGAGAAAGCTACAAAGCTTGCAACTTTGGAGCAGCTATTGTCCTCCACACGTTCTGAACTAAAG AAAAGTGAGTTGAAGGTGAAAGAGTGTTCTTTGGAGGCAAAAGACTTGAGGGTTCAAGTCTCGGATCTGAATGAGAAGTGCGAATCCATGATCTCAGCAGCTAAATCACGTGAAAATGAGACGCAGGCGTTGAGGCAGGAGAGAGATTATTTAGACAAGAACCATCTTTCGCATATGGAGGAACTTGGAAAGCTCTGTCTTCGGCTAGAAGATGCGGAAAGCAAGGCTTCATCTGCTAAGAAACTTGCAGATTCGTTGAGAATGGAGGCTGAAGCAGCACAGAATAACGAGAAAAGTCTCCAGACGTCACTTGTGGAGAAGTGCATTGAGATTGAACGAGCTAAGAGCCGTATCCAAGAACTTGAGAAGGTGGGCTTGAAGCTGAAAAGTGAGGAAAGCGAAGCTTCAGCATCTAACAAACTTGTGGATTCGATGAAGGCGGAAGCGGATGCCTTACGGATGAATGTGAACGAGCTCCAGACATCGTTGCATGACAAATGCATTGAAATCGATCAAGCTAACTGCCGCATAGAGGAACTCGAAAAGATCTGCTTGAAGCTAAAAGATGCTGAAGAAGAGGCTGCAGCGGCTAAAGAGCTTGCGAGTTTGAGGAAAACAGAAGTGGAATCAGCTCGATGCAACGAAAACAAACTCCAAGCGTTGTTGCAGGAGAAAAGCATCGAGATTGACAATCTGGAGAGACAGAAGAACGCACTCTCTGAAACGTTAGAGACGAGAGCGAAACAAAACGAAGAAGCGGTTTCGGAATGGCACAGAATCATCAACGCAGAGAAGGAAAAGAACATGCGGGTGAATATGATGCAGCGAGTGGACTCTTTCATGGTTTCAGATGAAGCAACGCCACTGCAACGCGTGAAGCGTTTGAAGGTGGAAGCAAGTATAACCTCTTCAGGTTCTGTTTTCGAGACAGAAGAAGATACGGCTTCACAAGAGAGCGGGAGAGCTATGAGTGCAATGACCCCGAGAAGATGCACGAGCAgtggaggtggaggaggagagTCTTCGTCCACAGGCATGGATCATTCCAAGTAcacgatgaagaagctgagagATGAGATACTGAAACACGGGTTTGGAGCTGAGTTGGTTGGGTTGAAGAATGCAAGAAAGAGTGTGTTGGTTGAGCTCTACGAGCGTTGCGTTTTGCGAAAGTAA
- the LOC125576981 gene encoding 3-hexulose-6-phosphate isomerase-like, protein MGNQNLSMDRLSRFRKPNEDGMFREPSRDRRITKLENLNGDNSHPTDPYPPPLDLLLTELTGVSRRSARVFLHGVGREGLMLKVKAFAMRLFHLGLSSHLVSDVTTPPISSPDLLIASAGPGGFSTVDVICSIAKSCGAKVVLITQLERGSCVKHTMDVCYVPAQTMASDGGGAAEKG, encoded by the exons ATGGGG AACCAAAACCTTTCCATGGATCGGCTCTCTCGTTTCCGCAAGCCCAACGAAGACGGTATGTTCCGTGAACCTAGTAGAGACAGGCGCATCACCAAACTTGAA AATCTCAACGGCGATAATAGTCATCCCACCGATCCATACCCACCACCGTTGGATCTCCTCTTGACGGAGCTCACCGGAGTCTCCCGCCGCAGCGCTCGCGTCTTCCTCCATGGCGTCGGGCGAGAAGGCCTCATGCTGAAAGTGAAAGCCTTCGCAATGCGTCTCTTCCACCTCGGCCTCTCCTCTCACTTAGTCTCCGACGTGACCACGCCTCCGATCTCATCTCCCGATCTCCTCATCGCCTCAGCCGGTCCCGGAGGATTCTCCACCGTCGATGTGATTTGCTCCATCGCGAAATCGTGCGGTGCTAAGGTTGTGCTCATCACGCAGTTGGAGAGAGGTTCTTGTGTGAAGCACACAATGGATGTGTGTTATGTCCCGGCGCAGACGATGGCAAGTGATGGCGGAGGTGCGGCGGAGAAGGGAtga
- the LOC106399390 gene encoding protein E6, which produces MASFAVNSTFCFLVAVLCFIGNNVEGREGKIFFSKFTHLDRPNNKEVHLTTAPAPAPGPAQANGRLGDGPFGPGSGMIPQTKKESWPVSSTTTDEEFEKLMATFDQEKSNNQLPEEFEEEEESQEDLSEQKDKYNNNGYTYTTNNYNDNRRGYGNEEERQGMSDTRFMENGKYFYDTRGRSSEYTPSRRYESARGNEHPNEFETMEEYYKSLEGSQEEFEP; this is translated from the coding sequence atGGCTTCATTTGCTGTAAACTCAACTTTTTGTTTCCTTGTTGCTGTTTTGTGCTTCATTGGGAACAATGTTGAAGGTAGAGAAGGTAAGATCTTCTTTAGCAAGTTCACTCACTTAGATCGTCCTAACAACAAAGAGGTACATCTAACAACAGCTCCCGCTCCCGCACCGGGCCCAGCCCAAGCCAATGGAAGACTCGGTGACGGGCCTTTCGGGCCAGGTTCCGGTATGATTCCTCAAACCAAAAAAGAGTCATGGCCGGTTTCATCGACCACCACAGACGAAGAGTTTGAGAAATTGATGGCTACATTTGACCAAGAAAAGAGCAACAACCAATTACCTGAGGAGtttgaggaggaagaagagtcCCAAGAAGATCTTAGTGAGCAAAAGGATAAGTACAACAATAATGGATACACTTACACTACCAATAATTATAATGATAATAGGAGAGGTTACGGtaatgaagaagagagacaagGTATGAGTGATACAAGGTTCATGGAGAACGGTAAGTACTTCTACGACACAAGAGGTAGGAGTTCTGAATATACTCCTAGCCGCAGGTATGAGAGTGCTCGAGGAAATGAACATCCCAACGAGTTTGAAACTATGGAGGAATACTACAAGAGCTTGGAAGGTAGTCAAGAGGAGTTTGAGccttga
- the LOC111197736 gene encoding zinc finger CCCH domain-containing protein 2-like, with the protein MDVVMRPTVDIPPRKLLLAESSPRSSPRKHNWNNKVSNKIATSEHEEDNEDSNNKETKEYCYDSDTDDPYASEHFRMFEFKIRRCTRSRSHDWTDCPFAHPGEKARRRDPRRFQYSAEVCPEFRRDGDCSRGDECEFAHGVFECWLHPIRYRTEACKDGKHCKRKVCFFAHSPRQLRVLPPENVSGGGSASGSPAAAKNPCCMFCSSSPTSTLLGNLSHLSRSPSLSPPLSPAHKAAAFSRLRNRAASAVSEAVSAAAAAGSVNYNDVLNELVNSLDSINLAEALHVSSSSPVTTPVSAAAAAFASSCGLSNQRLHLQQQQSSPLQFALSPSTPSYLATSFSPSSPSYLTNSPRANIFSGEITPRQRQKNEFTAVRDKTSFEDGSCGDPDLGWVNDLLT; encoded by the coding sequence aTGGACGTCGTGATGAGACCAACGGTGGATATCCCACCGAGAAAGCTTCTCTTGGCTGAGTCTTCCCCTCGTTCTTCGCCGCGTAAACATAACTGGAACAACAAGGTCAGCAACAAGATCGCCACATCTGAGCATGAAGAAGACAACGAAGACAGCAACAACAAGGAGACCAAAGAGTATTGTTATGATTCCGACACAGATGATCCTTACGCGAGCGAACATTTCCGTATGTTCGAGTTCAAGATCCGACGTTGCACACGTAGCCGGAGCCACGACTGGACTGATTGTCCATTCGCTCATCCCGGAGAGAAAGCTCGCCGTCGTGATCCTCGTCGGTTTCAATACTCTGCTGAGGTTTGTCCCGAGTTCCGTCGTGATGGTGATTGTAGCCGTGGAGACGAGTGTGAGTTTGCTCATGGAGTCTTCGAGTGTTGGCTCCATCCTATTCGTTACCGTACTGAAGCTTGTAAAGACGGTAAACACTGTAAAAGAAAAGTATGTTTCTTTGCTCATTCGCCACGTCAGCTTAGGGTTCTTCCACCGGAAAATGTCTCCGGCGGCGGCTCAGCCTCGGGTTCTCCGGCGGCGGCGAAGAACCCTTGTTGCATGTTTTGCAGCAGCTCTCCGACGAGCACTCTTTTGGGTAATTTATCTCATCTTTCTAGATCTCCGTCCTTGTCCCCACCTTTGTCTCCAGCTCACAAGGCCGCTGCCTTTTCGCGGCTGAGGAACCGTGCCGCTTCTGCTGTTTCAGAAGCTGTTTCTGCTGCTGCTGCGGCAGGGTCGGTTAACTATAATGATGTTTTAAACGAGCTTGTGAACTCGTTGGATTCAATTAATCTAGCGGAAGCATTGCATGTGAGTTCCTCTTCTCCCGTTACGACGCCTGTTTCCGCGGCTGCGGCGGCGTTTGCCTCATCCTGCGGTTTGAGCAACCAGCGTCTCCATCTCCAGCAACAACAAAGTAGTCCTTTACAATTTGCCCTCTCGCCTTCCACTCCAAGTTACCTAGCTACCTCGTTTTCGCCTTCATCTCCAAGTTACCTAACCAACTCGCCTAGGGCGAACATCTTTAGCGGTGAAATCACTCCTCGCCAGAGACAAAAAAACGAGTTCACGGCGGTCAGGGACAAGACTAGCTTTGAGGATGGTTCTTGTGGTGACCCTGATCTTGGATGGGTCAATGATCTCTTGACCTAA